One Lytechinus pictus isolate F3 Inbred chromosome 12, Lp3.0, whole genome shotgun sequence genomic region harbors:
- the LOC129272723 gene encoding uncharacterized protein LOC129272723 has translation MPNSPEDNSVLSLTRKSSPSIAVSRGRGQQTPGGLTSDLKDHQEESTSATPRKRATPRDRTTKRARRPDQQLYVPRRGRQTNNASPENLQSAKQDIETKKPAHQQSEKPSIDDCYSQSEDSVTVRDTTVESDISVSSKTQFIDDLCISPTEQENTSVSDQLVDRDIDQCVPPSSNTTKSVCTSLGAKETTVASVSECRESHCDVALNVPRCPEIVQERSIEGIRKESLDSVAVDPQQEQPQDTLCDSCVKDIDRNFVDDQTTVGQSESELCNVVAAQDQSPLPNQRIMAEDAARLESTDVCGSGDDSSGSRTDKSAEIRTMESEGGKEEVKKGDDGEEEEDSWDAMFDEEGNSLKDDEIKEITDAVGGVSVSVKEPVHDYFNFSPKDTTDYTKLEHVVEAYDFPAEFKMEDLVMSFNAFKSKGFDIKWVDDTHALIVFASAQVASDALCLQNPMLRTRPLCLASKQSKQKAKATVEFIQPYRPRPETSSLAARRMVSNALGVKSNVTKEQRAAERQKLKEAKERKRDEKKQKADIWDGNI, from the exons ATGCCAAACAGTCCTGAGGATAACAGTGTTTTATCCCTGACCCGGAAGAGCTCACCTTCCATCGCAGTTTCTAGGGGGCGGGGTCAACAGACCCCTGGAGGTTTGACCTCTGACCTCAAGGACCATCAGGAGGAGAGTACCTCTGCCACGCCTAGGAAGAGAGCCACTCCAAGGGACCGCACTAC GAAAAGGGCAAGACGACCTGATCAGCAGCTTTATGTCCCCAGGAGAGGGCGGCAAACCAACAACGCATCCCCTGAAAATCTACAGTCTGCAAAACAggatattgaaacaaagaaGCCTGCTCATCAACAGTCAGAAAAACCTTCAATTGATGATTGCTATAGTCAATCTGAAGATAGTGTCACTGTTAGAGATACAACAGTAGAATCAGATATATCTGTAAGCTCAAAGACACAATTTATTGATGACCTCTGCATCTCGCCTACTGAGCAAGAGAATACATCAGTCAGTGATCAGCTTGTAGACCGTGATATTGATCAGTGCGTGCCACCTTCCTCAAACACAACAAAGTCAGTGTGCACCAGTCTAGGAGCTAAAGAAACAACTGTTGCATCAGTGAGTGAATGTAGGGAGAGCCATTGTGATGTGGCATTGAATGTCCCACGTTGTCCCGAGATTGTCCAGGAAAGGAGCATAGAAGGTATCCGGAAGGAGTCACTGGACAGTGTAGCCGTTGATCCTCAACAAGAACAACCTCAGGATACATTGTGTGATAGTTGTGTGAAAGatattgacagaaattttgTTGACGACCAGACTACAGTTGGACAGTCTGAAAGTGAACTCTGCAACGTTGTAGCAGCACAAGACCAAAGCCCCTTGCCTAACCAGAGAATAATGGCTGAAGATGCCGCACGTTTGGAATCAACGGATGTGTGTGGCAGTGGTGATGACAGTAGTGGGTCAAGAACAGATAAATCAGCGGAAATACGGACGATGGAAAGTGAAGGAGGGAAAGAGGAGGTGAAGAAAGGAGATgatggagaagaagaggaagattcCTGGGATGCCATGTTTGATGAGGAAGGGAACAGCTTAAAGGATGATGAAATCAAAGAG ATAACAGATGCTGTTGGTGGAGTATCGGTATCGGTCAAAGAACCAGTGCACGATTACTTCAATTTCTCACCCAAAGACACTACTGATTACACAA AATTGGAGCATGTTGTAGAAGCATATGACTTTCCTGCCGAATTCAAGATGGAAGATCTAGTTATGTCGTTCAATGCATTCAA GAGTAAAGGATTTGACATCAAATGGGTTGATGACACTCATGCCTTGATTGTATTTGCATCAGCACAAGTAG CTTCCGATGCCCTTTGTCTTCAAAATCCCATGCTGCGGACCCGCCCACTCTGCCTTGCCTCTAAGCAATCCAAACAGAAGGCCAAAGCCACCGTGGAATTTATCCAGCCGTACCGACCACGCCCGGAAACCAGTTCGTTGGCAGCGCGGAGGATGGTGTCCAATGCCTTGGGTGTGAAGAGCAATGTCACCAAGGAGCAGAGGGCTGCTGAGAGACAGAAACTCAAGGAAGCAAAAG AGCGAAAGAGAGATGAGAAGAAACAGAAGGCTGATATATGGGATGGCAATATTTGA